The following coding sequences are from one Triticum dicoccoides isolate Atlit2015 ecotype Zavitan chromosome 4A, WEW_v2.0, whole genome shotgun sequence window:
- the LOC119286213 gene encoding uncharacterized protein LOC119286213 yields the protein MPHRARPMMGLLVWTGVNLVLLSTITPVYDFVCFHPYWDRRRERRQREREALQGNGSLETAK from the exons ATGCCGCACCGCGCGCGGCCGATGATGGGGCTGCTG GTGTGGACAGG cGTCAACCTCGTCCTCCTCAGCACCATCACCCCCGTCTACGACTTCGTCTGCTTCCACCCCTACTGGGACCGCAGG AGAGAACGCCGTCAAAGGGAACGTGAAGCACTGCAAGGCAATGGTTCTCTAGAAACTGCAAAATAA
- the LOC119286214 gene encoding probable auxin efflux carrier component 1b produces the protein MITAADLYHVLTAVVPLYVAMTLAYGSVRWWRIFTPDQCSGINRFVALFAVPLLSFHFISSNDPFAMNLRFLAADTLQKLAVLVLLALWCRLRNGSLDWLITLFSLSTLPNTLVMGIPLLRGMYGPASAGTLMVQIVVLQCIIWYTLMLFLFEYRGAKMLVMEQFPDTAADIVSFRVDSDVVSLAAGGGADLQAEAEVGEDGRMRVTVRKSTSSRSEAACSHSHSHSHSQSMQPRVSNLSGVEIYSLQSSRNPTPRGSSFNHAEFFNIVGGAKGDEEKGSAGAGAGNGTGGHSPQPLPQALAGKRKDLHMFVWSSSASPVSERAAGGAMHVFGGGADHGDVLAKGAQAYDEYGRGGGDDFSFRNKNGGVANVDGPTLAKLGSNSTAQLHPKDDGEERAAAMPPASVMTRLILIMVWRKLIRNPNTYSSLIGVVWSLVSYRWGIEMPAIIAKSISILSDAGLGMAMFSLGLFMALQPRIIACGNKLAAYAMAVRFLVGPAMMAAASLAVGLRGVLLHIAIVQAALPQGIVPFVFAKEYNVHPNILSTAVIFGMLIALPITLVYYILLGL, from the exons ATGATCACCGCGGCGGATCTCTACCACGTGCTCACGGCCGTCGTGCCGCTCTACGTCGCCATGACGCTCGCCTACGGCTCCGTGCGCTGGTGGCGCATCTTCACGCCCGACCAGTGCTCCGGGATCAACCGCTTCGTCGCGCTCTTCGCCGTCCCGCTCCTCTCCTTCCACTTCATCTCCTCCAACGACCCCTTCGCCATGAACCTCCGCTTCCTCGCCGCCGACACGCTCCAGAAGCTCGCCGTCCTCGTGCTCCTCGCCCTCTGGTGCCGCCTCCGCAACGGCTCCCTCGACTGGCTCATCACCCTCTTCTCCCTCTCCACGCTCCCCAACACGCTCGTCATGGGCATCCCGCTGCTCCGGGGCATGTACGGCCCCGCCAGCGCCGGCACCCTCATGGTGCAGATCGTTGTGCTCCAGTGCATCATCTGGTACACCCTCATGCTCTTCCTCTTCGAGTACCGCGGCGCCAAGATGCTCGTCATGGAGCAGTTCCCCGACACCGCCGCCGACATCGTCTCCTTCCGCGTCGACTCCGACGTCGTCTCcctggccgccggcggcggcgccgatcTGCAGGCGGAGGCCGAGGTCGGGGAGGACGGCAGGATGCGGGTCACCGTGCGCAAGTCCACCAGCTCACGCTCCGAGGCCGCCTGCTCCCACTCGCACTCACACTCCCACTCGCAGTCCATGCAGCCGCGCGTCTCCAACCTCTCCGGCGTCGAGATATACTCGCTGCAGTCGTCCAGGAACCCCACGCCGAGGGGCTCCAGCTTCAACCACGCCGAGTTCTTCAACATCGTCGGCGGCGCCAAGGGGGACGAGGAGAAGGGCTCCGCCGGCGCTGGCGCTGGCAACGGCACGGGCGGCCACTCGCCTCAGCCGCTGCCGCAGGCATTGGCCGGGAAGCGCAAGGACCTGCACATGTTCGTCTGGAGCTCCAGCGCCTCGCCGGTCTCTGAGCGCGCTGCAGGCGGCGCCATGCATGTCTTCGGCGGTGGCGCCGACCACGGCGACGTCCTCGCCAAag GTGCCCAGGCCTACGACGAgtacggccgcggcggcggcgacgacttcagctTCAGGAACAAGAACGGCGGCGTGGCGAACGTGGACGGCCCGACGCTGGCCAAGCTGGGGTCCAACTCGACCGCGCAGCTGCACCCCAAGGACGACGGCGAGGAGAGGGCCGCCGCGATGCCGCCGGCGAGCGTGATGACGAGGCTCATCCTGATCATGGTGTGGAGGAAGCTGATCAGGAACCCGAACACCTACTCCAGCCTCATCGGCGTCGTCTGGTCCCTCGTCTCCTACAG GTGGGGGATCGAGATGCCGGCGATCATCGCCAAGTCGATTTCGATCCTGTCGGATGCAGGGCTTGGGATGGCCATGTTCAGCCTAG GGTTGTTCATGGCGTTGCAGCCCCGGATCATCGCCTGCGGGAACAAGCTGGCGGCCTACGCGATGGCTGTGAGGTTCCTGGTGGGTCCGGCGATGATGGCCGCCGCCTCTCTGGCTGTTGGGTTGCGCGGGGTTCTTCTGCACATCGCCATTGTTCAG GCTGCTCTGCCACAAGGAATCGTGCCCTTCGTGTTCGCCAAGGAGTACAACGTCCACCCCAACATTCTCAGCACGGC CGTGATCTTCGGGATGCTCATCGCCCTCCCCATCACACTGGTCTACTACATACTGCTGGGCCTCTGA